A segment of the Bacillus sp. es.034 genome:
TTGATCCTGATGCTGAAAGTAAGTTGGTAGGTCTAAATGGAGCAATGGTCGAGGATTCACGCAGTGAATATTTCGCTAATGAGGATAAGTCAGAGAAAATTGAAATTGATACAGGTATTACGGAAACAGCAATACCAGTTATCATAAGTAATAAGGAGTTTGTTGAGAGCAAGCGCACATTTACAATTTCAAAACTTGACTTGCCGTTTTCATCAGAGGAACAAGCATCAACAATGGAGAAGGTTAAAGAAAATGGTGGAGAGTCATATTTGGATAAACAGGGAGGAACGAAAGTAGATTCTTTCACATATACTACCCAGGAGGTTCATAAGAACTTAATTAATGAGATCTTATCACCAGGCGAAAACCAAATGGAGATTGACCTTCAAAAAATTATAGGATTTAAGGCATCCCCAGTTGAATATAAGCCGGTAACCAGCCCTTTCTCCGAACGATGGCCATTTGCTTATGAAGTTAAACCCTACGCAATACCAGAGGATGTTTCCATTGCAGAAACGGAAGCTTATCGTCCAGTAACGATGTTTGGAAATGAATTTAAAGATTTTCCTAGAATAAAGTTAGATATAAAGGGTGTATTTGATCCAGGTAAATTGAATATATCAAAGGATCCATTAACAGAATTACCTATGGAAACGTATTTTCCATCTAAATCCAATTGGGTGCTGGATAAAAATGAAAACCCAGTTAATCCACCAAAGGAAATGAAACCACTAAATAATCCTTATGGTTTTCTAACGAAACCACCTCTCATGTTAACAACATTAGACGCAGCCGCTGAAGTAATGGGGGAAAAACCTATTTCATCTATCCGAATTAAAGTGAAAGGGGTAGATCAACTAAATGATGCCAGTGAAAAACGTTTAAATGAAGTAGCTAGTGCAATAGAAAATCAAACGGGACTTATTACAGATGTGACCCTTGGATCTTCTCCGCAGCCGGCATTAACCCATATTCCAGGATTAAAGGGGAAGGATTCGTTAGGATGGGTAGAGCAGCCATGGATTAAACTGGGCTCATCCATGTCTATCTTTAAAGAAGCAAAAGTAGGACTAAGTGGAGTTATCGCAAGTGTTATTCTTGTGGCCATTGTGTATGTATTCTCCTCAAACCTCATTATGATGTTTACTCGCCAAAAGGAGTTTGCTGTATTATTGTCAATTGGTTGGAGACCTAACCAATTGTCGAAGCTTTTGTTCCTTGAAGCAACCATACTGGGTGTATTTGTATCAGTAATAAGTTGGATTATATTAGGATACTTCTATTTCACTAGTGAAATCACCACATCACTCACTAGGTTTTTCCTAATTGGCCTATTCGGTTTATTGATTTACCTGCTGGGGACAATCATTCCTGCATATCTAGTAAGAAAAATAAAACCATATGAAACCATGAAATCTGGAGAGATCGCTCATTCAGGGAAAAGGTGGATTGCATCGGGGACGATATGGTCCATGAGCTTAAATTCTTTCATTAGTAAATGGAAAAGAAGCATCTTATCGGTTATCTCCATCGCTCTTCCAACCAGCCTTTTTGTTATCTTCTTATTTATCACATTTAGACTAAAAGGTGTTATGTATGCAACATGGCTGGGGGAATATGTGGCCATGGAGGTTAGCTCACTGCATTATATCGCTATGGGTGTGGCTCTGTTGATAGCCATTTTAACAACCACAGAAATTATATGGCAAAATGTTTCTGAAAGGCAGCCTGAAATAGCACTTTTGAAATCAATTGGATGGCATAATCGAAGTATAAGACTACTTGTTTTACTAGAAGGGGCATTCAGCGGGCTATTTGCCGGAATCATCGGTGTTTTATTTGCTTTTGTATTTGTATGGAAAACATATGACCAACTTCCAACAGACCAACTTCCTTTCTTTCTAGTTTCAATTGTAATACCAGTTGTTACCGGAATGATTGGTGCGCTATTCCCAGCACATAAAGCAGTGAAAACTTTACCCTACCAAGCTTTAGGTGGCTCTGCTGAACATTCAAAAAAGACGGAGAAGCGATTAAAAGTTGCATTAGGTACTTTAGGGATTGGTTTATTTGTTGGTCTGCTTTCAATACTGG
Coding sequences within it:
- a CDS encoding ABC transporter permease; translation: MIRFIWNNWWRNKGRFILLLVGALIVSTGLSYLVGVTQSNSGTIVDELQNRWKSSYHIVVRPPDTRSVTEDLNLLEPNYQSGLSGGISLEQYNQIKAMSDIDIAAPIAMIGFVNNDMVVNKVVVREPGVYRLNIKDESNTGAGIDTENGSLYFTVGGWEPAGVGREYGTIRYSGELPLSYGSEVMLAGIDPDAESKLVGLNGAMVEDSRSEYFANEDKSEKIEIDTGITETAIPVIISNKEFVESKRTFTISKLDLPFSSEEQASTMEKVKENGGESYLDKQGGTKVDSFTYTTQEVHKNLINEILSPGENQMEIDLQKIIGFKASPVEYKPVTSPFSERWPFAYEVKPYAIPEDVSIAETEAYRPVTMFGNEFKDFPRIKLDIKGVFDPGKLNISKDPLTELPMETYFPSKSNWVLDKNENPVNPPKEMKPLNNPYGFLTKPPLMLTTLDAAAEVMGEKPISSIRIKVKGVDQLNDASEKRLNEVASAIENQTGLITDVTLGSSPQPALTHIPGLKGKDSLGWVEQPWIKLGSSMSIFKEAKVGLSGVIASVILVAIVYVFSSNLIMMFTRQKEFAVLLSIGWRPNQLSKLLFLEATILGVFVSVISWIILGYFYFTSEITTSLTRFFLIGLFGLLIYLLGTIIPAYLVRKIKPYETMKSGEIAHSGKRWIASGTIWSMSLNSFISKWKRSILSVISIALPTSLFVIFLFITFRLKGVMYATWLGEYVAMEVSSLHYIAMGVALLIAILTTTEIIWQNVSERQPEIALLKSIGWHNRSIRLLVLLEGAFSGLFAGIIGVLFAFVFVWKTYDQLPTDQLPFFLVSIVIPVVTGMIGALFPAHKAVKTLPYQALGGSAEHSKKTEKRLKVALGTLGIGLFVGLLSILGHAVPEGKKATSDIEEPQNIEGTDGETTEVFKSATRKEEDSKKSPKQNSLQKKMESAWKIIEIDEELNELVTLSYSLGDSEEEFNASTEEIKVNSKMIYPEGPANDGSILAKLNGYTLLDEAGNEYQPVETIVTQKKEWNGVYLKPGGEINFTLVFNIPKNNEKMVLQGVHSFLPGNLLVEIKK